A single window of Xylocopilactobacillus apicola DNA harbors:
- a CDS encoding THUMP domain-containing class I SAM-dependent RNA methyltransferase, with protein MKLVANVASGIEAVTKRELSDLGYETQTENGKIYFEGDYSDVAKTNLWLRSADRIQIILANFKAWSFEELFDRIYEIPWEEIIPLNGKIIVNARSKLSKLFSLSDIQAISKRAIIKKLQTVYHRSGHLPETGAIYSLNVRFEKNQAEVLLDTTGDSLFKRGYRIEKGVAPLKENMAASLILLTNWHPDLPFVDPMTGSGTLAIEAALIGANIAPGLKRDFLFNHFANVDPKILEEAKIFAKEAINRSVNLEIFASDLNQNMIAISEQNAHGAGIHNLIQFKQVALRDLELDNKKGVIVVNPPYGQRMGEINQAHELYRQMGEKFIPLNKWSKYIITSDLDFEEYYGEKATKKRKLFNGAIRTDYFQFWGEN; from the coding sequence ATGAAACTAGTAGCAAATGTAGCAAGTGGAATCGAAGCAGTTACCAAACGTGAATTAAGTGATTTGGGATATGAAACTCAAACGGAAAATGGCAAAATTTACTTTGAAGGGGATTACTCCGATGTTGCAAAAACAAATCTTTGGTTGCGTAGTGCCGATCGAATCCAAATTATTTTAGCAAATTTTAAAGCTTGGTCTTTTGAAGAATTATTTGACCGCATTTACGAAATTCCTTGGGAAGAAATCATCCCTTTAAACGGGAAAATTATCGTCAACGCTCGCAGTAAGCTCTCCAAACTTTTCAGTTTATCGGATATTCAAGCCATCTCTAAACGAGCAATTATTAAAAAACTTCAAACCGTTTATCATCGAAGTGGGCATCTGCCTGAAACTGGCGCTATTTATAGTCTAAATGTCCGATTTGAAAAAAATCAGGCAGAAGTTTTGTTAGATACAACTGGTGACAGTCTTTTTAAACGCGGATATCGTATAGAGAAGGGGGTCGCTCCGTTAAAGGAGAATATGGCAGCGAGTTTAATTCTTTTAACTAACTGGCATCCAGATCTGCCCTTTGTTGACCCGATGACGGGTTCTGGTACTTTAGCAATAGAAGCCGCTTTGATCGGAGCTAACATTGCTCCGGGACTTAAAAGAGATTTCTTGTTTAATCATTTTGCAAATGTTGATCCCAAAATTTTAGAAGAGGCAAAAATTTTTGCCAAAGAAGCGATCAATCGAAGTGTAAATTTAGAAATATTTGCCAGTGATCTCAATCAAAACATGATAGCCATTAGTGAACAAAACGCTCACGGAGCTGGAATCCATAATTTAATTCAATTTAAGCAGGTGGCTCTTAGAGATTTGGAATTAGACAACAAAAAGGGAGTAATTGTAGTAAACCCTCCTTACGGTCAAAGAATGGGCGAAATAAATCAAGCTCATGAACTTTACCGCCAAATGGGCGAAAAATTTATTCCGCTCAACAAATGGAGTAAATACATTATCACAAGTGATTTGGATTTTGAGGAATATTACGGTGAAAAAGCAACAAAAAAAAGGAAGCTGTTTAACGGTGCCATTAGGACCGATTACTTCCAATTTTGGGGTGAAAATTAA